One genomic region from Vanacampus margaritifer isolate UIUO_Vmar chromosome 2, RoL_Vmar_1.0, whole genome shotgun sequence encodes:
- the cntnap2b gene encoding contactin-associated protein-like 2b isoform X1, translated as MPHVTKLLLLPVLCSIIITCRAASSSYRRCEDSLATPLPYSSFTSSSVYARDYGAGYAKLNRKQGSGGWSPLDSDPYQWLQVDLGARKQLVAIATQGRYSSSDWTSKYQLLYSDTQTNWRPYIQDGNIWTFDGNVNSEDVVRYQLQHNILARYIRFIPLDKGKEGHVGLRVELYGCSYWADVIGFDGHGILSYRFRSKKMKIVKDVIALKFRTTAGDGVLLHGEGQQGDYVSLELRRARLQLSMNLGSNQYGSIQGHTSVTSGSLLDDDHWHSVVIERYRRNVNFTLDHHVHHFRTNGEFAHLDLDYEISFGGLPLSAKSSSGGGGNFVGCMEGISYNGDNITHLVRRGKVDTSSFRNLTFSCAESNTFPVFFNSTSFLRLPGQTDSDTLSVSLSFRTWNPNGLLMFTALADGWVEVGLTEGKITVYMNVTQKKNTHIDISSGSGLNDGQWHSVHLNALENYAMLTVDGDEASTVRTAIPVQIMTGGTYYFGGYFPHTTTHTLQRPFQGCMQLIHIDDHLADLKAVEQGLIGTFENVSLDMCAIIDRCIPNHCEHGSHCSQTWDAFSCNCSGTGYAGATCHSSMFQQSCEDYKHLGRSSGTYWIDPDGSGAIEPFRVVCDMTEEKVWTTMKNNLAPQTSVMTANPEEKAVLQIKYNVTDEQMFLVTSSAEKCEQYLAYACRMSRLLNTPGSEPFTWWLGRANERHYYWGGSGPGIQKCACGIEHNCTNSKHFCNCDADQRSWKEDAGLLVYKDHLPVRQVVVGDTGRAGSEAKLTVGPLRCQGDRKYWNAASFTSPASSLHFSSFRGETSTDISFYFKTSSSHGVFLENSGTADFLHIELIGGSSVSFSFDVGSERMELIAHSAVPLNDDQWHRVEAEKNVKEAVLQLNGQHREVRLAPPQGHTKLEFYSDLYIGASGGQRGFLGCMRALKINGLTFDLEEKAKVTPGVNPGCHGHCSSYGMLCKNGGKCVEQYNRYSCDCSPTAFDGPFCTEDVGAYFETGTLVRYDFLPEAAPSVLQEGKIFAGVAVPVEANLTHEELVFSFSTSSAPSILVYISSRTRDYLAVVLRHNGTLQIRYRLGGLSQPFTIDIDHRNMANGQPHMVNITRHFREIRLQLDHYPVSTYMLPEASDTEFNMIKSLFLGKVFETGQIDPILIERYNTPGFVGCLSRVQLNSVAPLKAALRSGQAAPVSTHGILVPSNCGASPLTISPLAANDPWHMESDGAVFPFSEESSGSNGVNRNSAVIGGIIAMVIFAALCVMVLVIRHMFQHKGSYHTNEAKGAESADCADAAIIVNDPAFTETIDESKKEWFI; from the exons ACGTTTGATGGCAACGTGAACAGCGAAGATGTGGTTCGTTATCAGCTGCAGCACAACATCCTGGCCCGCTACATCCGCTTCATCCCATTGGACAAGGGCAAGGAGGGTCACGTCGGACTACGTGTGGAACTATACGGCTGCTCGTACT GGGCTGACGTGATCGGTTTCGATGGCCATGGAATCCTCTCCTACCGCTTCAGGAGTAAAAAGATGAAGATTGTGAAGGATGTCATTGCTCTTAAGTTCAGAACCACAGCTGGAGATGGGGTGCTCCTCCACGGGGAGGGACAACAGGGAGACTATGTTTCTCTGGAGCTTCGAAGGGCGAGACTTCAGCTGAGCATGAACCTTG GCAGCAACCAGTATGGCTCTATCCAGGGCCACACCTCTGTGACCAGTGGGAGCTTACTTGATGATGATCACTGGCACTCAGTTGTCATAGAGCGATACCGAAGGAATGTCAACTTTACTCTGGATCACCATGTTCATCATTTCAGGACCAATGGAGAGTTTGCTCACCTCGATCTTGACTATGAG attagCTTTGGGGGCCTCCCTCTGTCAGCAAAGTCAAGCTCGGGAGGTGGCGGCAACTTTGTGGGCTGTATGGAGGGGATCAGTTACAATGGTGACAACATCACGCACTTGGTGCGCAGGGGCAAAGTGGACACGTCCAGCTTT CGCAACTTAACCTTCTCCTGCGCGGAGTCCAACACCTTCCCTGTCTTCTTCAATTCCACGTCCTTCCTGCGCCTGCCTGGTCAGACTGACAGTGACACCCTGTCTGTCAGTCTGTCTTTCAGGACGTGGAACCCGAACGGACTGCTGATGTTCACGGCGCTGGCGGATGGTTGGGTGGAGGTGGGACTGACAGAGGGCAAGATCACTGTTTATATGAATGTGACGCAAAAGAAGAACACGCATATTGACATTTCATCAG GCTCCGGCTTGAACGATGGCCAGTGGCACAGCGTCCATCTGAATGCTTTGGAGAACTATGCGATGCTAACAGTGGACGGAGACGAGGCATCCACAGTCAGAACTGCCATCCCAGTGCAGATCATGACGGGAGGAACATACTACTTTGGAG GTTACTTCCCGCATACAACCACTCACACACTTCAGCGGCCCTTCCAGGGCTGCATGCAGTTGATCCACATCGATGACCATCTAGCTGACCTCAAGGCTGTGGAACAAGGTCTCATTGGAACCTTTGAAAATGTCAGCCTGGATATGTGCGCTATCATTGACAG GTGTATTCCCAACCACTGTGAACATGGTTCCCATTGTTCTCAGACATGGGATGCATTCAGCTGCAACTGTAGTGGCACTGGATACGCTGGAGCTACCTGCCATTCCT CCATGTTTCAGCAGTCCTGTGAAGACTATAAGCACCTGGGTAGAAGCTCTGGGACCTACTGGATTGACCCTGATGGCAGCGGGGCTATAGAGCCTTTCAGAGTTGTGTGTGACATGACTG aagaaaaagtttggaccACAATGAAGAACAACCTTGCACCTCAGACATCAGTCATGACTGCTAATCCAGAGGAGAAGGCAGTACTGCAGATCAAATACAATGTAACAGATGAGCAG ATGTTTTTGGTCACCAGCAGTGCAGAAAAGTGCGAACAGTATCTCGCTTATGCCTGCCGAATGTCCCGTCTGCTCAACACTCCAG GCAGCGAACCGTTCACCTGGTGGTTGGGACGAGCCAATGAGAGGCATTACTATTGGGGAGGTTCCGGTCCAGGGATCCAGAAGTGTGCATGTGGAATTGAACACAACTGTACCAACTCCAAACACTTTTGCAACTGTGACGCCGATCAGCGCTCCTG GAAAGAGGATGCGGGCCTGTTGGTGTATAAGGACCATTTGCCAGTCCGGCAGGTTGTTGTTGGTGATACAGGCAGAGCTGGATCCGAGGCCAAGCTGACAGTGGGGCCGCTCAGATGTCAGGGGGACC GGAAATACTGGAATGCTGCATCCTTCACAAGTCCAGCTTCCTCCCTCCACTTCTCGTCCTTCAGAGGAGAAACCAGCACTGACATCTCCTTCTACTTTAAGACCTCGTCCAGTCACGGGGTCTTTCTGGAGAACTCGGGAACAGCTGACTTCCTTCACATTGAACTAATAG GAGGCTCCTCGGTGTCGTTCTCCTTCGACGTGGGCAGCGAGCGCATGGAGCTGATCGCGCACTCTGCCGTGCCTTTAAATGACGACCAGTGGCACCGCGTGGAGGCCGAGAAGAACGTCAAGGAGGCGGTGCTGCAGCTGAATGGGCAACACCGAGAGGTCCGACTCGCGCCTCCGCAGGGACACACAAAACTGGAGTTCTACAGCGACCTGTACATTG GTGCCTCAGGAGGTCAGAGGGGCTTTCTGGGCTGCATGCGAGCTCTGAAGATCAATGGGTTGACCTTTGACCTGGAGGAGAAGGCTAAGGTGACTCCAGGAGTGAATCCAGGCTGCCACGGACACTGCAGCAGTTACGGGATGCTCTGCAAGAACGGAGGGAAGTGCGTGGAGCAGTACAACCGATACTCTTGTGACTGCTCGCCCACGGCATTCGACGGGCCCTTCTGCACCGAGG ATGTGGGCGCCTACTTTGAAACCGGAACCCTGGTGCGCTACGACTTCTTGCCGGAGGCGGCCCCCTCCGTGCTCCAGGAGGGGAAAATCTTTGCGGGCGTCGCCGTTCCTGTCGAGGCCAACCTGACTCACGAGGAGCTCGTTTTCAGCTTCAGCACTTCCAGTGCTCCCAGCATCCTGGTCTACATCAGCTCCAGGACTCGGGACTACCTGGCCGTGGTGCTCAGGCATAACG GAACGCTCCAGATCCGCTACAGATTGGGAGGTCTAAGCCAGCCTTTTACTATCGATATTGATCATCGTAACATGGCCAACGGGCAGCCTCATATGGTCAACATAACCAGGCACTTTCGGGAGATACGATTGCAG CTGGACCACTACCCAGTATCTACTTACATGTTACCCGAGGCCTCCGATACAGAATTCAACATGATCAAAAGTCTGTTTCTCGGAAAGGTTTTCG AAACCGGACAGATCGACCCCATCTTGATTGAGCGCTACAACACGCCGGGTTTTGTGGGCTGCCTGTCAAGAGTCCAGCTGAACAGCGTGGCGCCACTCAAAGCCGCCCTGCGCTCCGGACAGGCGGCGCCCGTCAGCACCCACGGGATTCTGGTCCCGTCCAATTGCGGAGCCTCTCCACTGACCATCTCCCCCCTGGCCGCCAACGACCCCTGGCACATGGAAAGCG ATGGAGCCGTTTTTCCTTTCAGCGAGGAATCGTCCGGCAGTAACGGCGTCAATCGCAACTCTGCTGTCATTGGAG GCATCATCGCCATGGTCATCTTCGCGGCGTTGTGCGTCATGGTGTTGGTCATCCGCCACATGTTCCAACACAAAGGCTCGTACCACACCAACGAGGCCAAGGGGGCGGAGTCCGCGGACTGCGCGGACGCGGCTATCATCGTCAACGACCCCGCCTTCACCGAAACCATCGACGAGAGCAAGAAGGAGTGGTTCATttga
- the cntnap2b gene encoding contactin-associated protein-like 2b isoform X2 → MPHVTKLLLLPVLCSIIITCRAASSSYRRCEDSLATPLPYSSFTSSSVYARDYGAGYAKLNRKQGSGGWSPLDSDPYQWLQVDLGARKQLVAIATQGRYSSSDWTSKYQLLYSDTQTNWRPYIQDGNIWTFDGNVNSEDVVRYQLQHNILARYIRFIPLDKGKEGHVGLRVELYGCSYWADVIGFDGHGILSYRFRSKKMKIVKDVIALKFRTTAGDGVLLHGEGQQGDYVSLELRRARLQLSMNLGSNQYGSIQGHTSVTSGSLLDDDHWHSVVIERYRRNVNFTLDHHVHHFRTNGEFAHLDLDYEISFGGLPLSAKSSSGGGGNFVGCMEGISYNGDNITHLVRRGKVDTSSFRNLTFSCAESNTFPVFFNSTSFLRLPGQTDSDTLSVSLSFRTWNPNGLLMFTALADGWVEVGLTEGKITVYMNVTQKKNTHIDISSGSGLNDGQWHSVHLNALENYAMLTVDGDEASTVRTAIPVQIMTGGTYYFGGYFPHTTTHTLQRPFQGCMQLIHIDDHLADLKAVEQGLIGTFENVSLDMCAIIDRCIPNHCEHGSHCSQTWDAFSCNCSGTGYAGATCHSSMFQQSCEDYKHLGRSSGTYWIDPDGSGAIEPFRVVCDMTEKVWTTMKNNLAPQTSVMTANPEEKAVLQIKYNVTDEQMFLVTSSAEKCEQYLAYACRMSRLLNTPGSEPFTWWLGRANERHYYWGGSGPGIQKCACGIEHNCTNSKHFCNCDADQRSWKEDAGLLVYKDHLPVRQVVVGDTGRAGSEAKLTVGPLRCQGDRKYWNAASFTSPASSLHFSSFRGETSTDISFYFKTSSSHGVFLENSGTADFLHIELIGGSSVSFSFDVGSERMELIAHSAVPLNDDQWHRVEAEKNVKEAVLQLNGQHREVRLAPPQGHTKLEFYSDLYIGASGGQRGFLGCMRALKINGLTFDLEEKAKVTPGVNPGCHGHCSSYGMLCKNGGKCVEQYNRYSCDCSPTAFDGPFCTEDVGAYFETGTLVRYDFLPEAAPSVLQEGKIFAGVAVPVEANLTHEELVFSFSTSSAPSILVYISSRTRDYLAVVLRHNGTLQIRYRLGGLSQPFTIDIDHRNMANGQPHMVNITRHFREIRLQLDHYPVSTYMLPEASDTEFNMIKSLFLGKVFETGQIDPILIERYNTPGFVGCLSRVQLNSVAPLKAALRSGQAAPVSTHGILVPSNCGASPLTISPLAANDPWHMESDGAVFPFSEESSGSNGVNRNSAVIGGIIAMVIFAALCVMVLVIRHMFQHKGSYHTNEAKGAESADCADAAIIVNDPAFTETIDESKKEWFI, encoded by the exons ACGTTTGATGGCAACGTGAACAGCGAAGATGTGGTTCGTTATCAGCTGCAGCACAACATCCTGGCCCGCTACATCCGCTTCATCCCATTGGACAAGGGCAAGGAGGGTCACGTCGGACTACGTGTGGAACTATACGGCTGCTCGTACT GGGCTGACGTGATCGGTTTCGATGGCCATGGAATCCTCTCCTACCGCTTCAGGAGTAAAAAGATGAAGATTGTGAAGGATGTCATTGCTCTTAAGTTCAGAACCACAGCTGGAGATGGGGTGCTCCTCCACGGGGAGGGACAACAGGGAGACTATGTTTCTCTGGAGCTTCGAAGGGCGAGACTTCAGCTGAGCATGAACCTTG GCAGCAACCAGTATGGCTCTATCCAGGGCCACACCTCTGTGACCAGTGGGAGCTTACTTGATGATGATCACTGGCACTCAGTTGTCATAGAGCGATACCGAAGGAATGTCAACTTTACTCTGGATCACCATGTTCATCATTTCAGGACCAATGGAGAGTTTGCTCACCTCGATCTTGACTATGAG attagCTTTGGGGGCCTCCCTCTGTCAGCAAAGTCAAGCTCGGGAGGTGGCGGCAACTTTGTGGGCTGTATGGAGGGGATCAGTTACAATGGTGACAACATCACGCACTTGGTGCGCAGGGGCAAAGTGGACACGTCCAGCTTT CGCAACTTAACCTTCTCCTGCGCGGAGTCCAACACCTTCCCTGTCTTCTTCAATTCCACGTCCTTCCTGCGCCTGCCTGGTCAGACTGACAGTGACACCCTGTCTGTCAGTCTGTCTTTCAGGACGTGGAACCCGAACGGACTGCTGATGTTCACGGCGCTGGCGGATGGTTGGGTGGAGGTGGGACTGACAGAGGGCAAGATCACTGTTTATATGAATGTGACGCAAAAGAAGAACACGCATATTGACATTTCATCAG GCTCCGGCTTGAACGATGGCCAGTGGCACAGCGTCCATCTGAATGCTTTGGAGAACTATGCGATGCTAACAGTGGACGGAGACGAGGCATCCACAGTCAGAACTGCCATCCCAGTGCAGATCATGACGGGAGGAACATACTACTTTGGAG GTTACTTCCCGCATACAACCACTCACACACTTCAGCGGCCCTTCCAGGGCTGCATGCAGTTGATCCACATCGATGACCATCTAGCTGACCTCAAGGCTGTGGAACAAGGTCTCATTGGAACCTTTGAAAATGTCAGCCTGGATATGTGCGCTATCATTGACAG GTGTATTCCCAACCACTGTGAACATGGTTCCCATTGTTCTCAGACATGGGATGCATTCAGCTGCAACTGTAGTGGCACTGGATACGCTGGAGCTACCTGCCATTCCT CCATGTTTCAGCAGTCCTGTGAAGACTATAAGCACCTGGGTAGAAGCTCTGGGACCTACTGGATTGACCCTGATGGCAGCGGGGCTATAGAGCCTTTCAGAGTTGTGTGTGACATGACTG aaaaagtttggaccACAATGAAGAACAACCTTGCACCTCAGACATCAGTCATGACTGCTAATCCAGAGGAGAAGGCAGTACTGCAGATCAAATACAATGTAACAGATGAGCAG ATGTTTTTGGTCACCAGCAGTGCAGAAAAGTGCGAACAGTATCTCGCTTATGCCTGCCGAATGTCCCGTCTGCTCAACACTCCAG GCAGCGAACCGTTCACCTGGTGGTTGGGACGAGCCAATGAGAGGCATTACTATTGGGGAGGTTCCGGTCCAGGGATCCAGAAGTGTGCATGTGGAATTGAACACAACTGTACCAACTCCAAACACTTTTGCAACTGTGACGCCGATCAGCGCTCCTG GAAAGAGGATGCGGGCCTGTTGGTGTATAAGGACCATTTGCCAGTCCGGCAGGTTGTTGTTGGTGATACAGGCAGAGCTGGATCCGAGGCCAAGCTGACAGTGGGGCCGCTCAGATGTCAGGGGGACC GGAAATACTGGAATGCTGCATCCTTCACAAGTCCAGCTTCCTCCCTCCACTTCTCGTCCTTCAGAGGAGAAACCAGCACTGACATCTCCTTCTACTTTAAGACCTCGTCCAGTCACGGGGTCTTTCTGGAGAACTCGGGAACAGCTGACTTCCTTCACATTGAACTAATAG GAGGCTCCTCGGTGTCGTTCTCCTTCGACGTGGGCAGCGAGCGCATGGAGCTGATCGCGCACTCTGCCGTGCCTTTAAATGACGACCAGTGGCACCGCGTGGAGGCCGAGAAGAACGTCAAGGAGGCGGTGCTGCAGCTGAATGGGCAACACCGAGAGGTCCGACTCGCGCCTCCGCAGGGACACACAAAACTGGAGTTCTACAGCGACCTGTACATTG GTGCCTCAGGAGGTCAGAGGGGCTTTCTGGGCTGCATGCGAGCTCTGAAGATCAATGGGTTGACCTTTGACCTGGAGGAGAAGGCTAAGGTGACTCCAGGAGTGAATCCAGGCTGCCACGGACACTGCAGCAGTTACGGGATGCTCTGCAAGAACGGAGGGAAGTGCGTGGAGCAGTACAACCGATACTCTTGTGACTGCTCGCCCACGGCATTCGACGGGCCCTTCTGCACCGAGG ATGTGGGCGCCTACTTTGAAACCGGAACCCTGGTGCGCTACGACTTCTTGCCGGAGGCGGCCCCCTCCGTGCTCCAGGAGGGGAAAATCTTTGCGGGCGTCGCCGTTCCTGTCGAGGCCAACCTGACTCACGAGGAGCTCGTTTTCAGCTTCAGCACTTCCAGTGCTCCCAGCATCCTGGTCTACATCAGCTCCAGGACTCGGGACTACCTGGCCGTGGTGCTCAGGCATAACG GAACGCTCCAGATCCGCTACAGATTGGGAGGTCTAAGCCAGCCTTTTACTATCGATATTGATCATCGTAACATGGCCAACGGGCAGCCTCATATGGTCAACATAACCAGGCACTTTCGGGAGATACGATTGCAG CTGGACCACTACCCAGTATCTACTTACATGTTACCCGAGGCCTCCGATACAGAATTCAACATGATCAAAAGTCTGTTTCTCGGAAAGGTTTTCG AAACCGGACAGATCGACCCCATCTTGATTGAGCGCTACAACACGCCGGGTTTTGTGGGCTGCCTGTCAAGAGTCCAGCTGAACAGCGTGGCGCCACTCAAAGCCGCCCTGCGCTCCGGACAGGCGGCGCCCGTCAGCACCCACGGGATTCTGGTCCCGTCCAATTGCGGAGCCTCTCCACTGACCATCTCCCCCCTGGCCGCCAACGACCCCTGGCACATGGAAAGCG ATGGAGCCGTTTTTCCTTTCAGCGAGGAATCGTCCGGCAGTAACGGCGTCAATCGCAACTCTGCTGTCATTGGAG GCATCATCGCCATGGTCATCTTCGCGGCGTTGTGCGTCATGGTGTTGGTCATCCGCCACATGTTCCAACACAAAGGCTCGTACCACACCAACGAGGCCAAGGGGGCGGAGTCCGCGGACTGCGCGGACGCGGCTATCATCGTCAACGACCCCGCCTTCACCGAAACCATCGACGAGAGCAAGAAGGAGTGGTTCATttga